A stretch of the Polaribacter pacificus genome encodes the following:
- the brnQ gene encoding branched-chain amino acid transport system II carrier protein — translation MGKHKEALILGFALFSMFFGAGNLILPPYLGVKAGNTWFWVTLGFFVTAVVIPILGIFAHARLQGTMYDFGKKVSPVFSYVYCLVVYSISIALPAPRTASVTHEMAIQPFFGTSSLLTSSIYFFLVCLFAINRSKVLQFLGKFLTPLIIIILCSVICIGLFSPANEMAATSLASPFIDGLLEGYQTFDAIGAIVVGGVLVISMNFKRNASFQSKKSLIRKAGFIAGFGLLTIYAGLIYNGALFGSSFEASATRTEILSGLSLQTLGSIGNTFLSVLVGLACFTTAVGIVTGTSDYIKGLFNQSQSAYVITAVVSSILGVVIGQFDVHYIIDVALPALMFIYPITIVLILLNVLPEKLASPMVFKIVVGVTFLCSIPDFLKFIIPTEQLTGVQKLLPFSEQSLGWVLPAAIAFILVNSILKFRKA, via the coding sequence TTACACTTGGTTTTTTTGTCACAGCAGTAGTGATTCCTATCCTTGGAATCTTTGCTCATGCACGTTTGCAAGGGACCATGTATGATTTCGGTAAAAAAGTGTCACCGGTATTTAGTTATGTTTATTGTCTAGTTGTTTACTCAATTTCTATTGCATTACCTGCACCCAGAACTGCTTCTGTAACTCATGAAATGGCTATTCAGCCCTTTTTTGGTACAAGTTCTTTACTAACAAGTTCTATCTATTTTTTTTTAGTTTGCCTTTTTGCAATTAATAGAAGTAAAGTATTGCAATTTTTAGGGAAGTTTTTAACCCCTTTGATTATTATCATACTCTGTAGTGTTATCTGTATTGGTCTTTTTAGTCCAGCAAATGAAATGGCAGCGACAAGTTTAGCAAGCCCTTTTATCGATGGTCTTTTAGAGGGTTACCAAACTTTTGATGCAATTGGAGCAATCGTAGTCGGTGGCGTCTTAGTGATATCAATGAACTTTAAGAGAAACGCCTCATTTCAATCTAAAAAAAGCTTGATTAGAAAAGCGGGGTTTATTGCTGGTTTTGGTTTGCTTACAATCTACGCAGGGTTAATATATAACGGTGCTTTGTTTGGAAGCAGTTTTGAAGCGAGTGCAACACGGACAGAAATTCTATCGGGTTTAAGCTTACAAACACTGGGCTCTATTGGCAATACTTTTTTAAGTGTGTTGGTTGGTTTGGCTTGTTTTACTACAGCTGTCGGAATCGTAACAGGAACCTCAGATTACATAAAAGGCTTGTTCAATCAATCACAATCAGCCTATGTGATCACAGCAGTAGTTTCTTCTATATTAGGAGTGGTGATTGGTCAGTTTGATGTGCATTATATTATTGACGTTGCACTGCCAGCTCTTATGTTTATCTACCCGATTACAATTGTGCTTATTTTGCTAAATGTATTACCCGAGAAACTAGCCTCACCTATGGTTTTTAAAATCGTTGTAGGAGTTACGTTTTTATGTAGTATTCCAGACTTTTTAAAGTTTATAATCCCGACTGAACAACTTACTGGAGTACAAAAATTATTGCCTTTTTCTGAGCAGAGTCTAGGCTGGGTTTTGCCTGCGGCAATCGCTTTTATTTTGGTAAATAGTATTTTAAAATTTAGAAAAGCTTAA